From a region of the Tenggerimyces flavus genome:
- a CDS encoding NAD(P)-dependent alcohol dehydrogenase has translation MKAIVQDRYGSPDVLTFSDVDEPVPAANEVLVRVRASSVNAYDWHLMRGDPALARLASPAVFGLRAPKRRIRGRDVAGIVEAVGANVTQWKPGDEVYCDVGDANGAFAEYVCAPENLVATKPANLTFEQAAAVPIAANTALIGLRDVANVQIGQRLLINGATGGVGTYAVQLGKAFGAHVTAVCRTRNVELVRSLGADHVVDYTHEDFAKTRQRYDIVLDLVGNRSLTTLRSVATPEAAVVLSGGGTSKGGSLVGPMGLFLWAKLSARFVPQRLLEITVAPSGESLAELRELIEAGRVTPAIDRQYSLSEVPDAIRYVENEHARAKVVISV, from the coding sequence ATGAAGGCGATCGTTCAGGATCGGTACGGCTCCCCTGACGTCCTGACATTCTCAGACGTCGACGAGCCGGTACCCGCGGCGAACGAGGTGCTCGTGCGGGTGCGCGCGTCCTCGGTGAACGCGTACGACTGGCATCTCATGCGAGGCGATCCCGCGCTCGCGCGGCTGGCGTCTCCGGCCGTGTTCGGGCTCCGCGCGCCGAAGCGACGGATCCGCGGCCGCGACGTCGCGGGGATCGTCGAGGCAGTGGGCGCGAACGTCACGCAGTGGAAGCCCGGCGACGAGGTGTACTGCGACGTCGGCGACGCGAACGGAGCCTTCGCCGAGTATGTCTGCGCCCCCGAGAACCTGGTCGCGACGAAGCCGGCGAACCTGACGTTCGAGCAGGCGGCGGCCGTACCCATCGCGGCGAACACCGCGTTGATCGGGCTACGCGATGTCGCGAACGTCCAGATTGGCCAACGCCTGTTGATCAACGGAGCTACCGGCGGCGTGGGAACGTACGCCGTGCAGCTCGGCAAGGCGTTCGGCGCGCACGTCACGGCGGTGTGCCGTACCCGCAACGTCGAGCTCGTCAGATCGCTCGGCGCGGACCACGTCGTCGACTACACCCACGAGGACTTCGCCAAGACCCGGCAGCGGTACGACATCGTGCTCGACCTGGTCGGCAACCGCTCGTTGACAACACTCCGGAGCGTGGCGACACCCGAGGCCGCGGTCGTGCTGTCCGGCGGTGGCACGTCGAAGGGCGGATCGTTGGTCGGCCCGATGGGGCTGTTCCTGTGGGCGAAGCTGTCCGCGCGGTTCGTTCCCCAACGCCTGTTGGAGATCACCGTCGCGCCGAGCGGCGAAAGCCTGGCGGAGTTGCGGGAGCTGATCGAGGCGGGCCGGGTCACGCCGGCGATCGATCGCCAGTACTCGTTGAGCGAAGTCCCGGACGCGATCCGCTACGTGGAGAACGAACACGCGCGAGCGAAGGTCGTCATCTCGGTGTGA
- a CDS encoding formylglycine-generating enzyme family protein, with product MSTPFDVPARFDTDVLRGMVRLPAGMFRMGGDDPDAFVDDGEGPVRTVTVRPFAIDATAVTNRQFAAFVKATEYVTEAERFGWSYVFHQFVEPGAPLVDGSVPGAPWWRPVRGATWWSPEGPGSSVTTRPQHPVVHVSWTDALLYATWAGKRLPTEAEWEYAARGGLDQARFAWGDELTPRGRWRCNIWQGEFPRSNTEDDGHVGTAAVKSFGPNDFGLYEVAGNVWEWCMDWFSADWHVEESGPTRIDPQGPVDGTSRVMRGGSYLCHESYCNRYRVAARTSNTPDSSTGNLGFRCAFTPR from the coding sequence GTGTCGACGCCGTTTGACGTGCCGGCGCGGTTCGACACCGACGTGCTGCGCGGCATGGTTCGCCTGCCGGCTGGCATGTTCCGCATGGGTGGCGACGATCCCGACGCCTTCGTCGACGACGGGGAAGGTCCCGTCCGCACGGTGACGGTGCGGCCGTTCGCGATCGACGCCACCGCGGTGACCAATCGGCAGTTCGCCGCCTTCGTCAAAGCGACGGAGTATGTCACCGAAGCGGAACGCTTCGGCTGGTCTTACGTCTTCCACCAGTTCGTGGAGCCGGGCGCGCCGCTGGTGGACGGATCGGTGCCGGGCGCGCCCTGGTGGCGGCCCGTTCGTGGCGCCACCTGGTGGTCGCCGGAGGGGCCGGGCTCGTCGGTCACGACCCGGCCGCAACACCCTGTCGTGCACGTGTCCTGGACCGATGCGCTGCTCTACGCGACGTGGGCCGGGAAGCGGCTGCCGACCGAGGCCGAGTGGGAGTATGCGGCCCGCGGCGGGCTGGACCAGGCTCGGTTCGCCTGGGGCGACGAGCTCACGCCGCGGGGCCGGTGGCGGTGCAACATCTGGCAGGGCGAGTTCCCTCGGTCCAACACCGAGGACGACGGACACGTCGGCACGGCGGCTGTGAAGTCCTTTGGTCCCAACGACTTCGGCCTCTACGAGGTCGCTGGCAACGTGTGGGAGTGGTGCATGGACTGGTTCAGTGCGGACTGGCATGTGGAGGAGAGCGGGCCTACTCGGATCGACCCGCAAGGCCCGGTTGACGGCACGTCTCGGGTGATGCGCGGCGGCAGCTATCTCTGCCACGAGTCGTACTGCAACCGCTACCGCGTCGCCGCCCGTACCTCCAACACACCGGACAGCTCGACGGGCAACCTCGGTTTCCGCTGCGCGTTCACACCGAGATGA
- a CDS encoding mandelate racemase/muconate lactonizing enzyme family protein, translating to MRVTEVRVRYENRPHAANPIRDALQTLTGGGSVHVEIQTDDGLVGVSSSSFGRGDGAPRSLAVLIESELAPVVVGQDAAEIGAIIEALKVQTEYYGTFGLPTFGISAIDVALWDLLGKAHGVPTYRLWAPYRDRVPAYAMVGWSNYSLDELKQVAVKAVEQGFRGVKMKVAASTLDEDVERISAVQAEVGDGVRVMVDANQVLTLDDAVLYASVFADLGVYWFEEPLRADDIRGYAELKQRSLTPIATGENLYSAREFRELFEQRGVDIVQPDLRRAGGPTEIRAIGGLAGAYGIPYASHGGGPAALSLLMSVPTATWLETGLRSSERSFPLLEDGCALAPTGAGFAWE from the coding sequence ATGCGGGTCACCGAAGTCCGCGTGCGGTACGAGAACCGTCCGCACGCGGCCAACCCGATTCGCGATGCCCTGCAAACGTTGACCGGCGGTGGTTCGGTCCACGTCGAGATCCAGACCGACGACGGGCTCGTGGGCGTCTCGTCCTCGAGCTTCGGTCGCGGTGACGGTGCGCCGCGTTCGCTCGCGGTGCTGATCGAGTCTGAGCTCGCACCGGTGGTCGTCGGCCAGGACGCCGCCGAGATCGGCGCGATCATCGAAGCGTTGAAGGTGCAGACCGAGTACTACGGGACGTTCGGCCTGCCCACGTTCGGGATCAGCGCGATCGACGTCGCGTTGTGGGATCTGCTCGGCAAGGCGCACGGCGTGCCGACGTACCGGCTGTGGGCGCCGTACCGCGACCGCGTGCCGGCGTACGCGATGGTCGGCTGGTCGAACTACTCGCTCGACGAGCTGAAGCAGGTCGCCGTGAAGGCGGTCGAGCAGGGCTTCCGTGGCGTGAAGATGAAGGTCGCGGCGTCGACGTTGGACGAGGACGTCGAGCGAATCTCCGCCGTACAAGCCGAAGTCGGCGACGGCGTCCGCGTGATGGTCGATGCCAACCAGGTGTTGACGCTCGACGACGCGGTGCTCTACGCGTCGGTGTTCGCCGACCTTGGCGTGTACTGGTTCGAAGAGCCTCTCCGGGCGGACGACATCCGCGGGTACGCGGAGCTGAAGCAGCGTTCGCTGACGCCGATCGCGACAGGGGAGAACCTCTACTCCGCAAGGGAGTTCCGCGAGCTCTTCGAGCAACGTGGGGTTGACATCGTGCAGCCGGACCTGCGCCGAGCGGGCGGTCCGACGGAGATCCGCGCGATCGGCGGGCTGGCCGGGGCGTACGGGATCCCGTACGCGTCGCATGGTGGCGGTCCGGCCGCCCTGAGCCTGCTGATGTCGGTCCCGACGGCGACGTGGCTCGAGACCGGGCTGCGGTCGTCGGAGCGGTCGTTCCCGCTGCTCGAGGACGGCTGCGCACTGGCGCCCACGGGCGCCGGATTCGCCTGGGAGTAG
- a CDS encoding NADP-dependent isocitrate dehydrogenase: MAKIKVANPVVELDGDEMTRVIWKEIKDQLILPYLDVPLEYYDLSIENRDATDDQVTVDSANAIKQHGVGVKCATITPDEARVEEFGLKKMWRSPNGTIRNILGGVIFREPIVISNVPRLVPGWTKPIIIGRHAHADQYKATDFVVPGAGKLTVSFVPADGSEPMEFEVGEFPGGGVALAMYNFDDSIRDFARASLNYGLQRKYPVYLSTKNTILKAYDGRFKDLFQEVFEAEFKADFDAAGITYEHRLIDDMVAQALKWEGGFVWAAKNYDGDVQSDTVAQGFGSLGLMTSVLMTPDGSTVEAEAAHGTVTRHYRQWQKGEKTSTNPIASIFAWTRGLAHRGKLDSQQELIDFAAKVEAACIETVEDGQMTKDLALLVGGDAQWQTTDEFLSAIATKLASKISA, translated from the coding sequence ATGGCGAAGATCAAGGTAGCGAACCCGGTCGTCGAGCTCGACGGCGACGAGATGACGCGCGTGATCTGGAAGGAGATCAAGGACCAGCTGATCCTTCCGTATCTCGACGTTCCGCTGGAGTACTACGACCTCTCGATCGAGAACCGCGACGCGACCGACGACCAGGTCACCGTCGACTCCGCGAACGCGATCAAGCAGCACGGTGTCGGCGTCAAATGCGCGACGATCACGCCGGACGAGGCGCGGGTCGAGGAGTTCGGGCTGAAGAAGATGTGGCGGTCGCCGAACGGCACCATTCGCAACATCCTCGGCGGCGTGATCTTCCGCGAGCCGATCGTGATCAGCAACGTGCCGCGGCTCGTGCCCGGCTGGACGAAGCCGATCATCATCGGCCGTCACGCGCACGCGGACCAGTACAAGGCGACGGACTTCGTCGTTCCCGGTGCGGGCAAGCTGACGGTGTCGTTCGTTCCGGCCGACGGCTCGGAGCCGATGGAGTTCGAGGTCGGCGAGTTCCCCGGCGGCGGCGTCGCGCTGGCGATGTACAACTTCGACGACTCGATCCGCGACTTCGCGCGGGCCTCGCTCAACTACGGCCTGCAGCGCAAGTACCCGGTCTACCTGTCCACGAAGAACACGATCCTCAAGGCGTACGACGGCCGCTTCAAGGACCTGTTCCAGGAGGTCTTCGAGGCGGAGTTCAAGGCCGACTTCGACGCCGCTGGGATCACGTACGAGCACCGGCTGATCGACGACATGGTCGCGCAGGCTCTCAAGTGGGAGGGCGGATTCGTCTGGGCGGCGAAGAACTACGACGGTGACGTGCAGTCCGACACGGTCGCGCAGGGCTTCGGCTCGCTCGGTCTGATGACGTCGGTGCTGATGACGCCAGACGGTTCGACGGTCGAGGCCGAGGCAGCGCACGGTACGGTCACGCGGCACTATCGCCAATGGCAGAAGGGCGAAAAGACGTCGACGAACCCGATCGCGTCGATCTTCGCCTGGACCCGTGGCCTCGCGCACCGCGGCAAGCTGGACTCGCAGCAGGAGCTGATCGACTTCGCCGCGAAGGTCGAGGCCGCGTGCATCGAGACCGTCGAGGACGGCCAGATGACCAAGGACCTCGCGCTGCTCGTCGGTGGCGACGCGCAGTGGCAGACGACGGACGAGTTCCTGTCCGCCATCGCGACCAAGCTGGCCTCGAAGATCTCCGCCTGA
- a CDS encoding type II toxin-antitoxin system VapC family toxin → MIYYDASALVVLITGRPPASELRAYLRERSEPGATSTVGLIETVRTCDTYGNFPQLMARLLRDYDEIEITSQVRDRAAGFPILRTLDAIHVASAELLGNELSALITYDKRMVEIAEWRGIPVASPGMTT, encoded by the coding sequence GTGATCTACTACGACGCGTCGGCGCTCGTCGTGCTGATCACAGGCCGACCGCCAGCCTCGGAGCTTCGCGCCTACTTGAGGGAGCGAAGCGAGCCGGGCGCGACGAGCACGGTCGGCTTGATCGAGACCGTGCGCACCTGCGACACGTACGGGAACTTCCCCCAGCTGATGGCCCGACTGCTCCGGGACTACGACGAGATCGAGATCACGTCGCAGGTGCGCGACCGCGCCGCTGGATTCCCTATCCTCAGGACGCTGGACGCGATCCACGTGGCCTCCGCGGAGCTTCTTGGCAACGAGCTGTCGGCGCTCATCACCTATGACAAGCGCATGGTCGAGATCGCGGAGTGGCGCGGCATTCCCGTGGCGTCGCCCGGCATGACGACGTAG
- a CDS encoding type II toxin-antitoxin system Phd/YefM family antitoxin: MTTVTVREFSYNPSAMFARAEQGETIEVTRHGKVIATLIPGQREYSRYDELVASGAIRPSGKTSADVDTFTRIEIPDDADPLQRLLADRYSESDWEREFREELERGQGNGA, encoded by the coding sequence ATGACGACGGTGACTGTTCGGGAGTTCTCCTACAACCCGAGCGCGATGTTCGCGCGCGCGGAGCAAGGAGAGACCATCGAGGTGACCAGGCATGGCAAGGTCATCGCGACACTGATTCCCGGTCAAAGAGAATACAGCCGTTACGACGAGCTCGTGGCTAGTGGTGCGATCCGACCGTCCGGCAAGACGTCGGCCGACGTCGACACGTTCACGCGGATCGAGATCCCGGACGACGCCGACCCGCTCCAAAGGCTGCTCGCGGACCGTTACAGCGAGTCGGACTGGGAGCGGGAGTTCCGGGAGGAGCTCGAGCGCGGTCAGGGGAACGGCGCGTGA
- the mdh gene encoding malate dehydrogenase, protein MARKGKVAVVGAGFYGSTTAQRLAEYDLFEEVVLTDIIEGKPAGIALDINQSRSIEGYETKVTGVTTTPDGGGYEAIAGSDIVVITAGLPRKPGMSRMDLIETNAKIVRSVSENVAKHAPNAVVIVVSNPLDEMTALAQLATGFPKNRVLGQAGMLDTARFTNFVAEELGVDTGSVTTLTLGSHGDTMVPVPSRSTVDGKPLTEALPQEKVDELVDRTRNGGAEIVALLKTGSAYYAPSAAAARMAKAVAEDSGAAMPVCAWVDGEYGISGVYLGVVAELGKEGVRKVSEVELTDTELAALKEAAEAVRAKQADVQNL, encoded by the coding sequence ATGGCGCGCAAGGGCAAGGTAGCCGTCGTCGGAGCCGGCTTCTACGGGTCCACGACCGCCCAGCGACTCGCGGAGTACGACCTGTTCGAAGAGGTCGTCCTCACCGACATCATCGAGGGCAAGCCCGCGGGCATCGCGCTCGACATCAACCAGTCGCGGTCGATCGAGGGCTACGAGACCAAGGTCACCGGCGTCACGACGACGCCCGACGGCGGCGGGTACGAGGCGATCGCCGGATCCGACATCGTCGTGATCACCGCCGGCCTCCCGCGCAAGCCCGGCATGAGCCGCATGGACCTGATCGAGACCAACGCGAAGATCGTCCGCAGTGTCTCGGAGAACGTCGCCAAGCACGCGCCGAACGCCGTCGTGATCGTCGTCTCCAACCCGCTCGACGAGATGACCGCGCTCGCCCAGCTCGCGACCGGCTTCCCGAAGAACCGCGTGCTCGGCCAGGCCGGCATGCTCGACACGGCGCGCTTCACGAACTTCGTCGCCGAGGAGCTCGGCGTCGACACCGGCTCGGTCACCACGCTGACGCTCGGCTCGCACGGCGACACGATGGTGCCCGTTCCCTCCCGCAGCACGGTCGACGGCAAGCCGCTCACCGAGGCGCTCCCTCAGGAGAAGGTCGACGAGCTCGTCGACCGTACGCGCAACGGCGGCGCCGAGATCGTCGCGCTGTTGAAGACCGGCTCGGCGTACTACGCCCCGAGCGCCGCGGCCGCCCGCATGGCCAAGGCCGTCGCGGAGGACTCCGGCGCGGCCATGCCGGTGTGCGCCTGGGTCGACGGCGAGTACGGCATCTCCGGCGTCTACCTCGGCGTCGTCGCCGAGCTCGGCAAGGAGGGCGTACGCAAGGTGTCCGAGGTCGAGCTGACCGACACCGAGCTCGCCGCACTCAAGGAAGCCGCCGAAGCCGTCCGCGCGAAGCAGGCCGACGTCCAGAACCTGTAG
- a CDS encoding DUF3017 domain-containing protein: MSDQPVRGAAPARPSVPAEVRSNGGPVHAVPAAQQEQEQAQEQENEPQHRQPRRPTHAAPTPINEASIDPREARRAARARAWRYGKYSWLRRQWPLLLVLAVVAVGLVVVVVDDFRTGAILFAAAVILAAAFRLFFPSRIVGLLVLRSRAIDVVTLTVLGVAALVLALIVPDIR; the protein is encoded by the coding sequence ATGTCGGACCAGCCGGTCCGGGGGGCTGCGCCGGCGCGTCCGTCGGTGCCGGCCGAGGTGCGCTCGAACGGTGGTCCTGTCCACGCGGTCCCCGCCGCCCAGCAGGAGCAGGAGCAGGCGCAGGAGCAGGAGAACGAGCCCCAGCATCGGCAGCCGCGACGACCAACCCACGCCGCGCCCACGCCGATCAACGAGGCATCCATCGACCCGCGCGAAGCAAGAAGAGCAGCCCGCGCGCGAGCCTGGCGCTACGGCAAGTACTCCTGGCTCCGCCGCCAGTGGCCACTCCTGCTCGTCCTCGCCGTCGTCGCCGTCGGACTCGTCGTCGTGGTCGTCGACGACTTCCGGACCGGCGCCATCCTGTTCGCCGCCGCGGTGATCCTCGCGGCCGCGTTCAGGCTGTTCTTTCCGTCGAGAATCGTCGGCCTGCTCGTCCTGCGCAGCCGCGCCATCGACGTCGTCACCCTCACCGTTCTGGGCGTCGCCGCGCTGGTGCTCGCGCTGATCGTCCCAGACATCCGGTGA
- a CDS encoding TetR/AcrR family transcriptional regulator — protein sequence MARPRSTDTRDRIQAAAMELFLERGVQRTSLQDIAGRLGITKPALYYHFDSREALVRSLVQPLVDEFEAFLAEREAGDPLPKRELIGVYFDLTFRNRHISQFILRDLSTLHLVRDKFEGWRTRMMLLLMGPTPTVEERVAAIVAIGGMADTTVMFPDLPADDLRAAAVKAACATLGLPPDR from the coding sequence ATGGCGAGGCCTCGATCCACCGACACGCGTGACCGCATCCAGGCGGCGGCGATGGAGCTGTTCCTCGAGCGTGGGGTGCAGCGGACGTCCCTGCAGGACATCGCGGGCCGGCTGGGGATCACCAAACCGGCGCTGTACTACCACTTCGACTCGCGCGAGGCCCTGGTGCGATCGCTGGTGCAGCCGCTGGTCGACGAGTTCGAGGCGTTTCTCGCCGAACGAGAGGCGGGCGACCCGCTGCCGAAGCGGGAGCTAATCGGGGTGTACTTCGACCTCACGTTCCGGAACCGGCACATCAGCCAGTTCATCCTGCGGGACCTGAGCACGTTGCACCTCGTGCGGGACAAGTTCGAGGGGTGGCGGACCCGGATGATGCTGCTGCTCATGGGTCCGACGCCGACCGTCGAGGAGCGGGTGGCCGCGATCGTGGCGATCGGCGGGATGGCGGACACCACGGTGATGTTCCCCGACCTCCCTGCCGACGACCTCCGCGCCGCCGCGGTCAAAGCCGCCTGCGCCACCCTCGGCCTGCCCCCGGATCGCTAG
- a CDS encoding FAD-dependent monooxygenase produces MTTVLISGASVAGPTLAYWLHKYGFHTTVLERTQELRAGYGGHAVDLFGPAVEIASKMRVLPRVQAARTMTERLFFDREGKRPLEVDLKRIVAGISDQHVEIMRGELATILHDATKNDVEYVFGDSIATLDDTANGVHVTFEHSSARRTFDLVIGADGLHSNVRRLTFGPENDYRTFLGGYLAAFTVPNYLDLQGEMRAYNTPGKLAGLYGVRQTGEARAAFIFLRDDELDYDYRDTEQQKRLVQREYANVGWEIPRLLQELEHADDFYLDSISQIVMDTWSRGRVTLVGDAGYSPAPAVGGGTSIAMVGAYVLAGELRQANGDHTTAFPEYEQAMRQIVTRFRTVGPTTMKTIVPRTKAQIATTAAMLRVVPKLPISLQRTLSNFQGGVAKAIESITLRDYEPATPAVPGFPVTLQRNTGSPE; encoded by the coding sequence ATGACCACCGTCCTGATCTCCGGCGCCAGCGTCGCCGGCCCGACCCTCGCCTACTGGCTCCACAAGTACGGCTTCCACACGACCGTCCTCGAGCGCACCCAAGAGCTCAGGGCCGGGTATGGCGGCCACGCCGTCGACCTGTTCGGCCCGGCCGTCGAGATCGCCAGCAAGATGCGCGTCCTCCCGCGAGTACAAGCCGCCAGAACGATGACCGAGCGCCTCTTCTTCGACCGCGAAGGCAAGCGCCCGCTCGAGGTCGACCTGAAGCGCATCGTCGCCGGCATCTCCGACCAGCACGTTGAGATCATGCGCGGCGAGCTCGCGACGATCCTGCACGACGCGACCAAGAACGACGTCGAGTACGTCTTCGGCGATTCCATCGCCACGCTCGACGACACAGCAAACGGCGTCCACGTCACGTTCGAGCACAGCTCGGCACGACGCACGTTCGACCTCGTCATCGGCGCCGACGGTCTGCACTCGAACGTCAGACGCCTCACGTTCGGACCAGAGAACGACTACCGCACCTTCCTCGGCGGCTACCTCGCCGCGTTCACCGTCCCCAACTACCTCGACCTGCAAGGCGAGATGCGCGCGTACAACACGCCCGGCAAGCTCGCCGGCCTCTACGGCGTCCGCCAAACCGGCGAGGCGCGCGCCGCGTTCATCTTCCTGCGCGACGACGAACTCGACTACGACTACCGCGACACCGAGCAGCAGAAGCGCCTCGTCCAACGCGAATACGCCAACGTGGGTTGGGAAATCCCCAGACTGCTTCAAGAGCTGGAGCACGCCGACGACTTCTACCTCGACTCGATCAGCCAGATCGTCATGGACACCTGGTCGCGCGGCCGCGTCACGCTCGTCGGCGACGCCGGCTACTCCCCCGCGCCGGCGGTCGGCGGCGGTACGAGCATCGCGATGGTCGGCGCGTACGTCCTCGCCGGCGAGCTCCGCCAGGCGAACGGCGACCACACCACAGCGTTCCCGGAGTACGAGCAAGCCATGAGGCAGATCGTCACCCGCTTCCGCACGGTCGGCCCGACGACGATGAAGACGATCGTCCCGCGCACCAAGGCCCAGATCGCCACCACCGCGGCCATGCTGCGCGTCGTTCCCAAGCTCCCCATCAGCCTCCAACGAACCCTGTCGAACTTCCAGGGCGGCGTGGCCAAGGCGATCGAGTCCATCACGTTGCGGGACTACGAGCCCGCCACACCAGCCGTCCCAGGATTTCCCGTTACGCTGCAGCGCAACACAGGGAGCCCGGAGTGA
- a CDS encoding glycosyl transferase, whose amino-acid sequence MGDVGTLTAQSPATTAEQPKRGRRLLADLAAMGSMVALAFLVFARLWVDPTRRYLIDGASDQQLFEWFFAQTAHALVRGDDLLFSNFINFPTGINVMANTASFGLSIPLAPVTLTLGASVTWAIVLLVGLAGTAIGWYWLMSRYLVTSRLGAAIGAGLAGFAPSMISQAQAHPQMMVLFPVPFIIIQLIKLYRGQRIVLNGILLGLIVTWQLFIGEEALMIAAIGIATFIVAWAAMHWSEFRARFRTTALGVAIGAAVSLVICAYPLWFQFTGPQSYSALLHGPSGNPLESFWSFSTESLLGHAEIARQLSMNRTEENSFFGWPLLALTIALVVWLWKRKVARVLMIVIVVAAALSLGPRVVLNGEATWMPAPWILFRHMPLLDSLLESRLAMICVPAMGILIALGIDRLRKSTAPTRYRVVGYAAIALALLPIFPTPLRAADREPLPEFFADGTYRAYVPEGGTVIPVPPTVPGDVDAYDWQVKTGMEFHIPEGYFVGPWDETGRASYGAYPRPMSWLLRRIRDGEGLTVNEADKAQAKADLEFWKASVVVLGDQPHRDELKTAVDELLGEEGELVGGLYVWKVAP is encoded by the coding sequence TTGGGAGACGTGGGAACGCTGACCGCTCAATCGCCCGCCACGACAGCAGAACAGCCGAAGCGAGGCAGACGCCTGCTCGCGGACCTCGCGGCGATGGGGAGCATGGTCGCGCTCGCCTTCCTCGTCTTCGCCAGGCTGTGGGTCGATCCAACCCGCCGCTACCTGATCGACGGCGCGTCGGACCAGCAGCTGTTCGAGTGGTTCTTCGCGCAGACGGCACACGCGCTCGTGCGCGGCGACGACCTGCTGTTCTCGAACTTCATCAACTTCCCGACCGGCATCAACGTGATGGCGAACACCGCGAGCTTCGGGCTCTCCATCCCGCTCGCACCAGTGACGCTGACGCTCGGCGCCTCGGTCACGTGGGCGATCGTGCTCCTCGTCGGCCTCGCGGGTACGGCGATCGGCTGGTACTGGCTGATGTCGCGCTACCTCGTCACCTCGCGGCTCGGCGCGGCGATCGGCGCCGGCCTCGCGGGCTTCGCGCCGTCGATGATCTCGCAGGCACAGGCGCACCCGCAGATGATGGTGCTGTTCCCCGTCCCGTTCATCATCATCCAACTGATCAAGCTGTATCGCGGCCAGCGCATCGTGCTGAACGGGATCCTGCTCGGGCTGATCGTGACGTGGCAGCTGTTCATCGGCGAAGAGGCGTTGATGATCGCGGCGATCGGGATCGCGACGTTCATCGTCGCGTGGGCCGCGATGCACTGGTCGGAGTTCCGCGCCCGATTCCGTACGACCGCACTCGGCGTCGCGATCGGCGCGGCCGTCTCGCTGGTGATCTGCGCGTACCCACTGTGGTTCCAGTTCACGGGACCACAGAGCTACAGCGCCTTGCTGCACGGGCCTTCCGGCAACCCGCTCGAGTCGTTCTGGTCGTTCTCGACCGAGTCGCTGCTCGGCCACGCGGAGATCGCGCGACAGCTGTCGATGAACCGGACCGAGGAGAACTCGTTCTTCGGCTGGCCCCTGCTGGCGTTGACGATCGCGTTGGTCGTGTGGCTGTGGAAGCGCAAGGTCGCGCGCGTCCTGATGATCGTGATCGTCGTCGCCGCGGCGCTCTCGCTAGGCCCGAGGGTCGTGCTCAACGGCGAGGCCACCTGGATGCCCGCACCGTGGATCCTGTTCCGCCATATGCCCTTGCTGGACTCGTTGTTGGAGTCGCGGCTCGCGATGATCTGCGTGCCAGCGATGGGCATCCTCATCGCGCTCGGCATCGACCGGCTGCGCAAGTCGACCGCGCCGACACGCTATCGGGTGGTCGGGTACGCGGCGATTGCCCTTGCCCTGTTGCCGATCTTCCCCACTCCCCTGCGGGCCGCCGACCGCGAGCCGCTACCGGAGTTCTTCGCCGACGGAACGTACCGCGCGTACGTCCCGGAGGGCGGCACCGTGATCCCCGTTCCGCCAACGGTGCCGGGCGATGTGGACGCGTACGACTGGCAGGTCAAGACGGGGATGGAGTTCCACATCCCCGAGGGCTACTTCGTCGGGCCGTGGGACGAGACCGGGCGCGCGTCGTACGGCGCCTACCCGCGGCCGATGTCGTGGCTGCTGCGCCGGATCCGCGACGGCGAGGGACTGACGGTCAACGAGGCGGACAAGGCGCAGGCGAAGGCCGATCTGGAGTTCTGGAAGGCGTCCGTGGTCGTGCTCGGCGACCAACCGCACCGAGACGAGCTGAAGACCGCGGTCGACGAGCTCCTTGGCGAGGAGGGCGAGCTCGTCGGCGGGCTCTACGTGTGGAAGGTCGCGCCATGA
- a CDS encoding alpha/beta hydrolase — protein MSERHVVIAPGGRYGPSAPLLFYPGEAAERRGAVVHPIDWEYPLDTPADRRVPWVHERVAPVLDEAGPGALVVGKSLGTLSAPLAADRELPAVWLTPLLTEAPCVEGLRRATAPFLLVGGTADKLWVGDLARELTPYVLEIEGADHGMFLPGPLSESAAVLGQVVAAVETFLDDVVWP, from the coding sequence ATGAGCGAGCGGCACGTCGTGATCGCGCCGGGCGGGCGGTACGGCCCGTCCGCGCCGCTGCTGTTCTACCCCGGCGAGGCGGCCGAACGTCGTGGCGCGGTCGTGCATCCGATCGACTGGGAGTACCCGCTCGACACCCCGGCGGACCGGCGAGTGCCGTGGGTGCACGAACGGGTCGCGCCGGTGCTCGACGAGGCCGGGCCTGGCGCGCTGGTCGTCGGCAAGTCCCTCGGCACACTGAGCGCCCCGCTCGCCGCCGACCGGGAGCTGCCGGCGGTGTGGCTGACGCCGTTGCTGACCGAGGCGCCTTGCGTGGAGGGCCTGCGGCGCGCGACCGCACCGTTCCTGCTCGTGGGCGGTACGGCGGACAAGCTGTGGGTGGGTGACCTCGCCCGCGAGCTGACGCCGTACGTACTGGAGATCGAGGGCGCCGACCACGGCATGTTCCTGCCCGGTCCGCTGAGTGAGTCGGCGGCCGTCCTCGGTCAGGTCGTGGCCGCCGTCGAGACGTTCCTCGACGACGTCGTCTGGCCTTAA